In a genomic window of Pseudomonas mohnii:
- a CDS encoding aldehyde dehydrogenase has product MTLARFQMCIGGEWVDALSGKTFESLNPALAEPWAELPDADEADVERAVQAAQSAFDSPAWRGLTATARGKLLRRLGDLIAENKEQLAQLESRDNGKLIRETRGQVGYLPEFFHYTAGLADKLEGGTLPLDKPDLFAYTVHEAMGVVAAIIPWNSPLYLTAIKLAPALAAGNTIVIKPSEHASATILELARLALEAGIPPGVVNVVTGYGPSTGAALTRHPLIRKIAFTGGAATARHVVRSSAENFAKLSLELGGKSPNIIFADADLDSAINGAIAGIYAASGQSCVSGSRLLVQDDIYDEFVGRLVERAQRIRIGNPQEDSSEMGPMATAQQLAVVEGLVADAIAEGAKLRLGGKRPQNLGEGWFYEPTLFECDRNSMKIMQEEVFGPVASVIRFKDEAEALAIANDSQFGLAAGIWTRDLGRAHRLARDVRSGIIWVNTYRAVSAMAPIGGFKNSGYGRESGIDSVLAYTELKTVWINLSQAPMPDPFVMR; this is encoded by the coding sequence ATGACACTCGCACGCTTCCAGATGTGCATCGGCGGTGAATGGGTCGATGCCCTGTCCGGCAAGACCTTCGAAAGCCTGAACCCGGCCCTGGCCGAACCCTGGGCCGAACTGCCCGATGCCGACGAAGCCGACGTCGAGCGCGCCGTGCAGGCCGCGCAGAGCGCTTTCGACAGCCCGGCCTGGCGTGGCCTGACCGCCACCGCCCGCGGCAAACTGCTGCGGCGCCTGGGCGACTTGATCGCCGAAAACAAGGAACAACTGGCGCAGCTGGAAAGCCGCGACAACGGCAAGCTGATCCGCGAAACCCGCGGTCAGGTCGGCTATCTGCCGGAGTTCTTCCATTACACCGCAGGCCTGGCCGACAAGCTTGAAGGCGGCACCCTGCCGCTGGACAAGCCGGACCTGTTTGCCTACACCGTGCATGAAGCCATGGGCGTGGTCGCCGCGATCATCCCGTGGAACAGCCCGCTGTACCTGACCGCGATCAAACTCGCCCCGGCACTGGCGGCGGGCAACACCATCGTGATCAAACCGTCCGAACATGCCTCGGCGACCATTCTGGAGCTGGCGCGCCTGGCCCTCGAAGCCGGGATTCCGCCGGGCGTGGTCAACGTCGTCACCGGTTATGGCCCAAGCACCGGCGCCGCCCTCACCCGCCATCCGCTGATCCGCAAAATCGCCTTCACTGGCGGTGCGGCGACGGCGCGGCATGTGGTGCGCAGCAGCGCCGAAAACTTCGCCAAGCTGTCCCTGGAACTGGGCGGCAAATCACCGAACATCATTTTCGCCGACGCCGACCTCGACAGCGCGATCAACGGCGCCATCGCCGGGATCTACGCCGCCTCCGGGCAGAGCTGCGTATCGGGTTCGCGCCTGTTGGTGCAGGACGACATCTACGACGAGTTCGTGGGTCGCCTGGTGGAGCGCGCCCAGCGCATCCGCATCGGCAACCCGCAGGAAGACAGCAGCGAAATGGGCCCGATGGCCACGGCGCAGCAACTGGCGGTGGTTGAAGGCCTGGTCGCCGATGCCATTGCCGAAGGTGCAAAGCTGCGCCTGGGCGGCAAGCGTCCGCAGAATCTCGGCGAGGGCTGGTTCTATGAGCCGACCTTGTTCGAATGCGACCGCAACTCGATGAAGATCATGCAGGAAGAAGTCTTTGGCCCGGTGGCTTCGGTCATCCGTTTCAAGGACGAAGCCGAAGCCCTGGCGATCGCCAACGACTCGCAGTTCGGCCTCGCCGCCGGCATCTGGACTCGCGACCTGGGCCGTGCCCATCGCCTGGCCCGTGACGTGCGTTCGGGGATCATCTGGGTCAACACCTACCGCGCGGTCTCGGCCATGGCGCCGATCGGCGGGTTCAAGAACAGTGGCTATGGACGCGAAAGCGGCATCGATTCGGTGCTGGCCTACACCGAGCTGAAAACGGTGTGGATCAACCTGTCCCAGGCGCCAATGCCTGATCCGTTCGTGATGCGCTAG
- a CDS encoding alpha/beta fold hydrolase, which produces MIRLTAETTPAGTSYLATGQGQPVVLIHGVGLNKEMWGGQIVGLASQYRVIAYDMLGHGASPRPESGTPLLGYADQLLELLDHLQLPKAAVIGFSMGGLVARAFALHYPQRLQSLVVLNSVFNRSAEQRAGVIARTSQAAEHGPDANAEAALSRWFSREYQAANPAQIAAIRQTLAGNDPQGYLTTYELFATQDMYRAEDLPGIQVPTLIATGELDPGSTPEMARQLAERIPGAAVAVLAEQRHMMPVESPRLVNQLLLEFLDKAHSRPNQIKGIVA; this is translated from the coding sequence ATGATTCGGCTCACCGCTGAAACCACCCCGGCTGGAACCAGTTACCTGGCGACCGGCCAAGGCCAGCCCGTGGTCTTGATCCACGGCGTGGGCCTGAATAAAGAAATGTGGGGCGGCCAGATCGTTGGCCTGGCCTCCCAGTACCGGGTCATCGCCTACGACATGCTCGGTCATGGGGCCAGCCCGCGCCCGGAAAGCGGCACGCCCCTGCTCGGCTACGCCGACCAGTTGCTGGAGCTGCTCGATCACCTGCAATTGCCCAAGGCGGCGGTGATCGGTTTTTCCATGGGCGGGCTGGTGGCACGGGCCTTCGCCCTGCATTACCCGCAACGCTTGCAAAGCCTGGTGGTGCTCAACAGCGTGTTCAACCGTAGCGCCGAACAGCGCGCCGGTGTGATCGCCCGCACCAGCCAGGCCGCCGAGCATGGACCGGACGCCAACGCCGAAGCGGCGTTGTCGCGCTGGTTCAGCCGCGAATACCAGGCGGCCAATCCGGCGCAGATCGCCGCGATCCGCCAGACGCTGGCAGGCAATGACCCCCAGGGCTACCTGACCACCTATGAGCTGTTTGCAACCCAGGACATGTACCGCGCCGAGGACCTGCCCGGCATCCAGGTGCCGACCCTGATCGCCACCGGAGAACTGGACCCGGGGTCGACGCCGGAAATGGCCCGGCAACTGGCCGAGCGCATTCCCGGCGCGGCAGTTGCCGTCCTCGCCGAGCAGCGGCATATGATGCCCGTAGAATCGCCGCGCCTGGTCAACCAGCTGTTGCTGGAGTTTCTCGATAAAGCGCACTCCCGACCAAACCAAATCAAGGGGATCGTTGCATGA
- a CDS encoding amino acid synthesis family protein: protein MSFEIRKIVSYIEETFIEGGKASDKPVTMVGLAVVMKNPWVGNGFVEDLKPQIRANCSDLGAMMVERLVGLIGGAEKIEAYGKAAVVGADGEIEHASAVIHTLRFGNHYREAVKAKSYLSFTNKRGGPGTSIQIPMMHKDDEGLRSHYITLEMQIEDAPRADEIVVVLGCADGGRLHPRIGNRYIDLEELAAEKAQ from the coding sequence ATGAGTTTTGAAATCCGCAAGATCGTCAGCTACATCGAAGAAACCTTTATCGAAGGCGGCAAGGCCAGTGATAAGCCTGTGACCATGGTCGGGCTGGCCGTGGTGATGAAAAACCCTTGGGTGGGCAACGGCTTTGTCGAAGACCTGAAACCGCAAATCCGCGCCAACTGCTCCGACCTTGGCGCCATGATGGTTGAACGCCTGGTGGGCCTCATCGGCGGTGCCGAGAAGATCGAAGCCTACGGCAAGGCTGCCGTGGTCGGCGCCGATGGCGAAATCGAACACGCCTCGGCCGTGATCCACACCCTGCGCTTCGGCAACCATTACCGCGAAGCCGTGAAAGCCAAGAGCTACCTGAGCTTCACCAACAAGCGCGGCGGCCCGGGCACCTCGATCCAGATCCCGATGATGCACAAGGACGATGAAGGCCTGCGTTCGCACTACATCACCCTGGAAATGCAGATCGAAGACGCGCCGCGTGCCGACGAAATAGTCGTCGTCCTGGGTTGCGCCGATGGCGGCCGCCTGCACCCACGCATCGGCAACCGTTACATCGACCTGGAAGAACTGGCGGCTGAAAAAGCCCAGTAA
- a CDS encoding DUF72 domain-containing protein codes for MNAQRFYVGCAGWNLGREHLSAFPTEGTHLQCYAAILGSVEINSSFYRPHRQQTYVRWADSVPADFRFCVKMPKRISHVRRLQHCEQELDEFLGQCSGLGDRLGCLLLQLPPSLAFAEPFAEAFFVALRQRFFGDVVLEPRHESWADAEPLLVRHRITQAVVDPSRISGDGAPRGWQGLQYWRLHGSPRIYYSAYERSCLEHLAVELQAATGAGQATWCIFDNTASGAALGNALTLAASLRGEA; via the coding sequence TTGAACGCTCAGCGGTTTTACGTGGGCTGCGCTGGCTGGAATCTGGGCCGCGAGCATTTGTCGGCGTTCCCCACCGAGGGCACGCACTTGCAATGCTATGCAGCGATTTTGGGCAGCGTTGAAATCAACAGCTCGTTTTATCGCCCCCATCGTCAACAGACTTACGTTCGCTGGGCCGATTCGGTGCCAGCCGACTTTCGCTTTTGCGTGAAGATGCCCAAGCGGATTTCCCACGTCCGGCGTTTGCAACACTGCGAGCAGGAACTCGATGAATTTCTGGGGCAATGCTCCGGGTTGGGCGATCGTCTGGGTTGCCTGTTACTGCAACTACCACCGTCACTGGCGTTTGCAGAACCGTTTGCCGAGGCATTTTTTGTCGCTTTGAGGCAGCGGTTTTTCGGGGATGTGGTATTGGAGCCGCGTCATGAATCCTGGGCCGATGCCGAGCCACTGCTGGTGCGCCATCGCATTACCCAAGCGGTGGTGGATCCGTCGCGTATCAGCGGTGATGGCGCTCCGAGAGGATGGCAGGGACTTCAATACTGGCGGCTTCATGGTTCGCCACGCATTTACTACAGCGCCTATGAACGAAGCTGCCTTGAACACCTGGCGGTCGAGCTCCAGGCCGCCACCGGCGCTGGGCAAGCGACCTGGTGCATCTTTGACAACACCGCCAGCGGCGCTGCGCTGGGCAATGCCTTGACACTGGCAGCGTCCTTGCGCGGCGAAGCCTGA
- a CDS encoding hemerythrin domain-containing protein, giving the protein MNAIDILKADHERVKTILTQLNDSTERAVKKRAELIAKLEMEITLHTKLEEEILYPAYKKAGGKEQEKMYYEAKEEHRTVDSLVLPDLKATDPASVEFSGRAKVVKELLEHHIEEEETEMFPQAKKLLGKEQLDELGAQMESMKASYKKSLGDGMAA; this is encoded by the coding sequence ATGAACGCCATTGACATTCTGAAAGCCGACCATGAACGAGTAAAAACTATCCTGACCCAACTGAACGACTCCACCGAGCGGGCGGTAAAAAAACGCGCCGAGCTGATTGCCAAACTGGAAATGGAGATCACCCTTCACACCAAGCTTGAAGAAGAAATTCTCTACCCGGCCTACAAAAAAGCCGGCGGTAAAGAACAGGAAAAAATGTACTACGAGGCGAAGGAAGAGCACCGCACGGTCGACTCCCTGGTGCTGCCTGACCTGAAGGCCACAGACCCGGCCAGCGTGGAGTTTTCCGGACGCGCCAAGGTGGTCAAGGAGTTGCTTGAGCATCACATCGAAGAAGAAGAAACGGAGATGTTTCCTCAGGCCAAAAAACTGTTGGGCAAAGAGCAACTGGATGAACTGGGGGCACAAATGGAGTCGATGAAGGCTTCTTATAAGAAGTCGCTCGGCGACGGCATGGCGGCCTGA